One Peptostreptococcus equinus genomic window carries:
- a CDS encoding NTP transferase domain-containing protein: protein MIVAAGLSSRMKAFKPSLPFGDSTVANHTITKLKKLNIDPITVVVGHKSEELKNSIFFDDIRYVKNENYSETQMFDSVVLGVNDIMNLCDRIMIMPMDLPAILEETLIKVLSIDSKLVRTTYKGQPGHPIIVTNDFAKSLVDYNGVDGLRGAMEAYESPITNVEVEDAAVFLDIDTPEEYHELIEWNYQRGKGYPVGPQVEVKLRAREVFFDETAYNLLINIDSQKSIQQACSSVGISYSKGSKIIKEIERELGFPVVEKRTGGAGGGGSLLTKEGIRLVDNYSKLVEEMRQEMEKKYKKYFAMGLRV, encoded by the coding sequence GTGATCGTTGCAGCTGGTTTATCTTCTAGAATGAAGGCATTTAAACCTTCCTTGCCTTTTGGAGATTCTACTGTAGCCAATCACACAATAACGAAATTGAAAAAATTGAATATTGATCCCATAACAGTTGTTGTCGGCCACAAATCTGAGGAATTGAAGAATAGTATTTTCTTTGATGATATCAGATATGTAAAAAATGAAAACTACTCTGAAACTCAAATGTTTGATTCTGTAGTATTAGGTGTTAATGATATTATGAATTTGTGCGATAGAATCATGATAATGCCAATGGACCTGCCAGCCATTTTAGAAGAAACATTGATAAAGGTTTTGAGTATTGATTCAAAATTGGTTAGAACAACATATAAGGGCCAGCCTGGTCATCCTATCATTGTGACTAATGACTTTGCCAAATCACTAGTGGATTATAATGGTGTGGATGGCCTGAGGGGAGCCATGGAGGCGTATGAATCTCCTATTACAAATGTTGAAGTAGAGGATGCAGCTGTCTTTTTAGACATAGATACGCCAGAAGAATACCATGAACTGATTGAATGGAATTACCAGAGGGGAAAGGGTTATCCTGTAGGTCCTCAGGTTGAAGTAAAACTTAGGGCGCGGGAAGTTTTTTTTGATGAAACTGCCTATAACCTTTTGATAAATATTGACTCTCAAAAGTCTATTCAACAGGCGTGCTCCAGTGTTGGAATTTCATATTCAAAGGGAAGTAAGATTATTAAAGAAATAGAGAGAGAACTAGGTTTTCCAGTTGTTGAAAAGAGGACTGGAGGAGCTGGTGGAGGCGGATCTTTACTCACAAAAGAAGGAATCAGGTTAGTAGATAATTATTCCAAGTTAGTTGAAGAAATGCGCCAAGAAATGGAAAAAAAGTATAAGAAATATTTTGCCATGGGGCTGAGAGTGTAA
- a CDS encoding vWA domain-containing protein: protein MGKGLTEIVYILDRSGSMKGLEQDTIGGFNSMIKKQKKIGEKAYVSTVLFDDECEVLHDRVAIDKIKKMTHKQYYVRGCTALLDAVGGAIHNIASVHKYARDDDRPNKTIFIITTDGMENASTNYSYKKVQRMIKHQQKKFGWEFIFVGANIDAYDEARRFGIKKERAINYVHDELGTANVYDGIYKAVSSVMTANSLDDVDKCLTDSCWSEEIKEDFNKRGKIKNKYTK from the coding sequence ATGGGTAAAGGATTGACTGAAATAGTATATATTTTGGATAGAAGTGGATCAATGAAAGGACTTGAACAAGACACAATAGGTGGTTTTAATTCAATGATAAAAAAGCAGAAAAAAATTGGGGAGAAGGCCTATGTATCAACCGTATTATTTGATGATGAATGCGAGGTTTTACATGATAGAGTAGCAATTGATAAGATTAAAAAAATGACACATAAACAATATTATGTTAGAGGTTGTACGGCTTTATTGGATGCTGTAGGTGGAGCAATTCACAACATTGCTAGTGTCCATAAGTATGCTAGAGATGATGATAGACCAAACAAGACTATTTTTATTATTACAACTGATGGTATGGAGAATGCAAGTACAAATTATTCTTATAAAAAAGTTCAAAGAATGATTAAACATCAACAAAAAAAGTTTGGATGGGAATTTATTTTTGTAGGGGCTAATATAGATGCATATGATGAAGCTAGGAGATTCGGCATTAAGAAAGAAAGAGCTATAAATTATGTCCACGATGAACTGGGTACGGCAAATGTATACGATGGAATATATAAGGCAGTGAGTTCTGTCATGACTGCGAATTCCTTAGATGACGTGGATAAATGCCTAACAGATAGCTGTTGGAGTGAGGAGATAAAAGAAGATTTTAATAAACGTGGAAAAATAAAAAATAAATATACAAAATAA
- a CDS encoding macro domain-containing protein, whose protein sequence is MPFKIIRSDITKISADAIVNTANQFVEIGDGVESAKYIIQASSPCWQGGKNNEDALLRQYYDESLSLAVRKGCKSIVFPLLATGTYAFPKELAIQIAIDAFTEFLRNHDMEIILVVSISDTVKISGKLVDEVSQFIDDAYVGKALEVEYENEGFEELELESLEFSQEVGSFGALPSEDDLDFDCTINQASIEKDNLDDILMGIYKESFDKYLRRLINRKGLKNSEVYAAANISKQYFSKLLKGKIKPSKEKMLALAVGLKLNLDETVDFLNLAGYSLSPISQTDAIVEYFIEHRDYNVLKIDIVLFDYGLDPLSN, encoded by the coding sequence ATGCCATTTAAAATTATCAGGAGCGACATTACAAAAATAAGTGCAGATGCCATTGTAAATACAGCAAATCAATTTGTAGAGATAGGTGATGGTGTAGAATCTGCAAAATATATTATTCAAGCTAGTAGTCCATGCTGGCAAGGTGGTAAAAATAATGAAGACGCCTTGCTTAGACAGTACTATGATGAATCTTTGAGTCTGGCTGTAAGAAAGGGTTGTAAGTCTATAGTTTTTCCTCTATTGGCAACGGGAACGTATGCCTTTCCTAAGGAATTAGCCATTCAAATTGCCATCGATGCTTTTACAGAGTTTTTAAGAAATCATGATATGGAGATTATTTTAGTAGTATCTATAAGTGATACAGTTAAAATTTCTGGAAAACTCGTCGATGAGGTGTCTCAATTTATAGATGATGCCTATGTAGGAAAAGCATTAGAAGTAGAGTATGAAAATGAAGGTTTTGAAGAACTGGAACTTGAAAGTTTAGAATTTAGTCAAGAAGTTGGAAGCTTTGGTGCGCTTCCTTCAGAAGATGATTTAGATTTTGATTGTACAATTAACCAAGCATCTATAGAAAAAGATAATTTGGATGATATTTTAATGGGTATTTACAAGGAATCTTTTGATAAGTACTTACGGAGATTGATTAATAGAAAAGGGCTTAAAAATTCGGAGGTTTACGCTGCGGCCAATATTTCCAAGCAGTATTTTTCTAAGCTCTTAAAGGGTAAAATTAAACCTTCAAAAGAGAAAATGCTTGCCTTGGCCGTTGGTTTAAAGCTTAACCTTGACGAAACTGTAGATTTTTTGAATCTAGCTGGTTATTCCCTATCTCCAATTTCTCAGACTGATGCTATAGTTGAATATTTTATCGAACATAGAGATTACAATGTTTTAAAAATCGATATTGTCTTGTTTGATTATGGACTTGATCCACTCTCAAATTAA
- the guaA gene encoding glutamine-hydrolyzing GMP synthase: MKHEIVLVIDFGGQYNQLIARRVRENNVYCEILPYTTPIEKIKEKNPKGIIFTGGPNSAYLEDSPKISKEIFEMRVPILGICYGDQLMAHLLGATVQKGDNMTREYGKTKIEYGNSPIFEGLSTNQVWMSHTDYISKAPDGFEVTATTGNCPVAAMHNVEKKLYGVQFHPEVEHSLEGDKILTNFLYKICQVSGDWTTSSFIEDKVAEIKAKVGDKKALCALSGGVDSSVAAALMHRAIGDNLTCVFVDHGLLRKNEGDDVERIFRGKFGMNLIRVNAEDRFLGKLKGVTEPEAKRKIIGEEFIRVFEAESQKLGKMEFLVQGTIYPDVVESGNGDSATIKSHHNVGGLPEDVDFQEIIEPLRELFKDEVRKIGLELGIEENLIFRHPFPGPGLGIRVIGEVTKEKCDILREADAVYMDELRKAGLYKEIWQAFATLPDVMTVGVMGDERTYAHLVGLRAVASSDGMTSDWYKIPYEVLERISNRIINECQGVNRVVYDITSKPPGTIEWE, translated from the coding sequence ATGAAGCATGAGATAGTTCTTGTAATAGATTTTGGCGGTCAGTATAACCAGCTAATAGCTAGAAGAGTCAGAGAAAATAATGTATATTGTGAAATATTACCATATACTACACCAATAGAAAAGATAAAGGAAAAAAATCCTAAGGGAATAATATTTACTGGAGGACCAAACAGCGCCTATTTAGAGGACTCTCCAAAGATATCTAAGGAAATATTCGAAATGAGAGTACCTATTCTTGGAATTTGCTATGGAGACCAGTTGATGGCTCACCTACTTGGAGCAACAGTTCAAAAGGGTGATAATATGACAAGAGAATACGGAAAAACAAAGATAGAATATGGAAATTCTCCAATATTTGAAGGCCTAAGCACAAATCAAGTATGGATGAGCCATACAGATTATATATCTAAGGCACCAGATGGATTTGAAGTAACTGCAACAACAGGAAACTGTCCAGTAGCAGCAATGCACAATGTAGAAAAGAAATTATACGGAGTTCAGTTCCACCCAGAAGTAGAACATTCACTAGAAGGGGACAAAATACTTACAAACTTCTTGTACAAGATTTGTCAGGTAAGTGGAGATTGGACAACTAGTTCATTTATAGAAGACAAGGTAGCAGAAATAAAGGCAAAGGTTGGAGACAAGAAAGCCCTATGTGCCCTAAGTGGTGGAGTAGATTCTTCAGTTGCAGCAGCCCTAATGCACAGAGCAATAGGTGACAACCTTACTTGCGTATTCGTGGACCATGGTCTACTTAGAAAGAACGAAGGGGACGACGTAGAAAGAATATTCAGAGGAAAATTCGGCATGAACCTAATTAGAGTCAATGCAGAAGACAGATTCCTAGGAAAATTAAAGGGAGTTACAGAACCAGAAGCTAAGAGAAAAATAATCGGTGAAGAATTCATCAGGGTGTTTGAAGCTGAATCTCAGAAGCTTGGTAAGATGGAATTCTTGGTACAGGGAACAATTTACCCAGATGTAGTTGAAAGTGGTAACGGAGACTCTGCAACAATCAAATCTCATCACAATGTTGGTGGATTACCTGAAGATGTAGATTTCCAGGAAATAATAGAACCATTAAGAGAATTATTCAAGGACGAAGTTAGAAAAATAGGTCTTGAATTAGGAATAGAAGAAAACTTGATCTTTAGACATCCATTCCCAGGCCCAGGTCTTGGAATCAGAGTAATAGGTGAAGTAACAAAGGAAAAATGCGACATCCTAAGAGAAGCTGATGCTGTATACATGGACGAACTTAGAAAAGCTGGCCTATACAAAGAAATTTGGCAGGCATTTGCAACACTTCCAGATGTAATGACAGTTGGAGTAATGGGTGACGAAAGAACTTATGCCCACCTAGTAGGACTAAGAGCAGTAGCATCAAGTGATGGAATGACTTCAGACTGGTACAAGATACCTTATGAAGTATTGGAAAGAATAAGTAATAGAATAATCAATGAGTGTCAGGGAGTTAATAGAGTTGTGTATGACATAACAAGTAAGCCTCCTGGAACTATCGAATGGGAGTAA
- a CDS encoding DNA adenine methylase: MASINVADIIKELDISKSYLYKLIDKENILIPRSDTGRYFWDENTVEAIKKILYTDSLEDKNDIDSLIYKLGLKQSFINNRRYLGNKYSLSDFIRKTVDENCKGVNIVIDIFSGTGAVANTFKDKMLITNDLLYSNYISNYAWFGYKKYSSKKIIELIYDYNQIKTKENNYMRENFANTFFSADDCSKIGYIREDIEAKYKNKEINFKEYAILITSLLYAMDKIANTVGHYDAYRKNVDFEKKLVLNVLLPEKNINSNNICYNIDANKLIKSIKGDLLYLDPPYNSRQYCDAYHLLENVARWEKPEVYGVARKMDRTSLKSDYCMITATKAFEELIERADTKYILLSYNNMSDNKNFDKEYFY; the protein is encoded by the coding sequence ATGGCAAGTATTAATGTTGCTGATATAATAAAAGAATTAGACATTTCTAAGTCATATTTATATAAATTAATAGATAAAGAAAATATTTTAATTCCGAGAAGTGATACAGGAAGATACTTTTGGGATGAAAATACAGTTGAAGCTATAAAGAAAATTTTGTATACAGATTCTTTAGAAGATAAGAATGATATAGATTCTTTAATATATAAATTAGGATTAAAGCAGTCATTTATAAATAATAGACGATATTTAGGAAACAAATATTCTCTTTCCGATTTTATAAGAAAGACTGTTGATGAAAATTGCAAAGGTGTAAATATTGTTATTGATATATTTAGTGGAACCGGTGCAGTTGCGAATACTTTTAAGGATAAAATGCTTATCACAAATGATTTACTGTATAGTAATTATATTTCCAATTATGCATGGTTTGGATATAAAAAATATTCAAGCAAAAAGATAATTGAGCTTATATACGACTATAATCAAATTAAAACAAAAGAAAATAATTATATGCGAGAAAATTTTGCAAATACATTCTTTTCTGCTGATGATTGTAGCAAGATAGGATATATAAGAGAAGATATAGAAGCAAAGTATAAAAACAAAGAAATAAATTTTAAGGAATATGCGATTTTAATTACATCACTTCTATATGCAATGGATAAGATTGCAAATACGGTTGGACATTACGATGCATATAGAAAAAATGTTGATTTTGAGAAAAAATTAGTATTGAATGTTTTGTTACCTGAAAAAAATATAAATTCTAATAATATTTGTTATAACATAGATGCAAATAAACTTATTAAAAGTATTAAGGGGGATTTGTTGTACTTAGATCCTCCATATAACTCAAGGCAGTATTGCGATGCATATCATTTACTTGAAAATGTGGCAAGATGGGAAAAACCTGAAGTTTACGGGGTTGCAAGAAAGATGGATAGGACTTCACTTAAAAGTGATTACTGCATGATTACGGCTACAAAAGCATTCGAGGAACTTATTGAAAGGGCTGATACAAAGTATATCTTACTCTCATATAACAATATGTCCGACAACAAAAACTTTGATAAGGAATACTTTTATTAG
- a CDS encoding histidine phosphatase family protein has protein sequence MRKLYLIRHARPDFVDGIKLCIGRTDIDIGEHGIDESEKLKEFFSEKDISCIYSSPLTRCISTSEIISDGKIEIKIEPGLIEIDMGEWEGLPLKDIFKELGDEPKEGERRMDALKRMEETLLYIMDKSVGDVICLAHAGINCAFIAKVTGSDIRTSRAIKQPYASYNCFEFDEDKREFKCLEIGVVPQGSL, from the coding sequence ATGAGAAAATTATATCTTATTAGACATGCTAGGCCAGATTTTGTGGATGGTATCAAGCTTTGTATTGGTAGGACAGACATAGATATAGGTGAGCATGGAATAGATGAAAGTGAAAAATTGAAGGAATTTTTTTCTGAAAAAGACATATCTTGCATATATTCTAGTCCTTTGACTAGGTGTATAAGCACTTCAGAAATTATTTCAGATGGAAAAATAGAGATAAAGATAGAGCCAGGTCTCATAGAAATAGACATGGGAGAATGGGAAGGACTTCCTCTAAAGGATATATTCAAGGAATTAGGTGACGAACCTAAAGAGGGCGAAAGGCGTATGGACGCTTTAAAAAGAATGGAAGAGACCCTTTTATATATCATGGATAAGTCGGTTGGGGATGTTATTTGCTTAGCTCATGCTGGGATTAATTGCGCATTTATAGCAAAGGTTACGGGTTCTGATATTAGGACTTCGAGAGCGATTAAGCAACCCTATGCATCCTACAATTGCTTTGAATTTGATGAAGATAAAAGGGAATTTAAGTGTTTAGAAATCGGGGTTGTTCCCCAGGGGAGTTTGTGA
- a CDS encoding DNA adenine methylase, translating into MIFESDYKSFSTGKSDIKDNKERLFLCEVFSEDKKKINIPCPFNYTGGKFKLLEQLQPLFDEKKVFLDLFSGGCNVGINSTSSKVIFNDLNEKLIDLIRYIKDTNTKILLEQIDNIIDKYGLSKTSLYGYSYYDCDSSMGLAKYNKERFLNLREDFNSKTMAGEINYSMLYVLMVYSFNNQIRFNRKGLFNLPVGKRDFNSKMRSKLVLFSEELKNKDVQFMKKDFRNIVLDDLPKETFIYCDPPYLITNATYNENGMWNEIEEKALLEFLDESNERGFSFALSNVLESKNKRNDILYNWIESKGYYCNHLNKSYSNSNYHRKNKNSISEEVLITNYPVDWRNK; encoded by the coding sequence ATGATATTCGAATCGGACTACAAGAGTTTTTCAACTGGGAAATCAGATATAAAAGATAATAAAGAAAGGCTATTTTTATGTGAAGTATTTAGTGAAGATAAGAAGAAAATTAATATACCTTGTCCGTTTAATTATACAGGTGGAAAATTTAAGCTGTTGGAGCAGTTACAACCTTTATTTGATGAAAAGAAAGTATTTTTAGATTTATTTTCAGGAGGATGTAATGTTGGAATAAACTCAACTTCTTCAAAAGTTATTTTTAATGATTTGAATGAAAAACTGATAGATTTAATTAGGTATATTAAAGATACCAACACTAAGATATTGTTAGAGCAGATAGATAATATTATTGACAAATATGGTTTATCCAAGACGTCGTTATATGGATATTCTTACTATGATTGTGATAGTAGTATGGGATTAGCTAAATATAATAAAGAAAGATTTTTGAATTTAAGAGAAGATTTTAATTCTAAAACTATGGCAGGAGAAATAAATTATTCAATGTTGTATGTACTTATGGTTTATTCTTTCAATAATCAAATCCGTTTTAATCGAAAAGGGTTGTTTAATCTTCCTGTAGGGAAGAGGGATTTTAATTCTAAAATGAGAAGTAAACTTGTGTTATTTTCAGAAGAGCTGAAAAATAAAGATGTTCAGTTTATGAAAAAAGATTTTAGGAATATTGTGTTAGATGATCTTCCTAAAGAAACTTTTATTTATTGTGATCCGCCGTATTTAATTACAAATGCAACATATAATGAAAATGGAATGTGGAATGAAATAGAAGAAAAAGCTCTACTTGAATTTTTGGATGAATCTAATGAAAGAGGTTTTAGCTTTGCTTTGTCCAATGTTTTGGAAAGTAAAAATAAAAGAAATGATATTTTATATAATTGGATTGAAAGTAAGGGGTATTACTGCAATCATCTGAATAAAAGTTATTCAAATAGCAATTATCACAGAAAAAATAAGAATAGTATATCTGAAGAAGTTTTAATTACTAATTATCCGGTTGATTGGAGGAATAAGTAA
- a CDS encoding XdhC family protein: MKTFFKILNDELLAGRDITMVSVTSSSGSTPRGAGARMIVGEKGRLYGTIGGGAVEFLCQNKGQEVLKTKKSFNEVYMLRQNEVQDLGMICGGDVACFFQYISSEDENIKEIVKAVVEGFEKDEDIWLVNDITEDARFSMGVIYGNGTVVGMDCPDQIINNLDAGTRKCKIEERTYFVEKINHNSKVYVFGGGHVAQQLVPTLSRIGFNCIVLEDREEFAKAELFSGVVSTKIVDMENLYEFCKEVTKNDYICIMTRGHKDDYIIQRQVLKTPARYIGVIGSRRKTAGVMKKLRNDGYKDEDLARITAPIGIPLDAETPAEIAISIAGQLINERAKDRYENN, encoded by the coding sequence ATGAAAACGTTTTTTAAAATATTGAACGATGAATTGTTGGCTGGTAGAGATATTACCATGGTCAGCGTAACGTCTAGTTCTGGTTCAACACCTAGGGGAGCTGGCGCTAGAATGATTGTTGGAGAAAAAGGTAGACTTTATGGAACTATAGGTGGCGGTGCTGTAGAGTTTTTATGCCAAAATAAGGGGCAGGAAGTCCTTAAAACAAAAAAATCATTCAACGAAGTCTACATGCTTAGACAAAATGAAGTCCAGGATTTGGGCATGATTTGTGGTGGCGATGTAGCTTGTTTTTTCCAGTATATATCTAGTGAAGACGAGAATATAAAGGAAATAGTGAAAGCTGTTGTAGAAGGATTTGAAAAAGATGAAGATATTTGGTTGGTAAATGATATTACTGAGGATGCGAGATTTTCTATGGGCGTTATCTATGGTAATGGAACAGTAGTAGGAATGGATTGCCCAGACCAGATTATTAATAATTTAGATGCAGGCACTAGAAAGTGCAAGATTGAGGAGAGAACATATTTTGTTGAGAAAATTAACCACAATTCAAAGGTATATGTATTTGGTGGTGGTCATGTTGCTCAGCAGCTAGTACCTACTCTTAGTAGGATTGGATTTAATTGTATAGTACTTGAAGATAGGGAAGAATTCGCAAAGGCTGAGTTGTTCTCTGGTGTTGTTTCCACAAAAATCGTAGATATGGAAAACCTGTACGAATTTTGCAAAGAAGTAACAAAGAACGATTATATTTGCATTATGACAAGAGGACACAAGGACGACTATATAATTCAGCGTCAAGTATTGAAAACACCGGCAAGATACATTGGAGTAATAGGCTCTAGAAGAAAAACTGCGGGTGTAATGAAAAAGCTTAGAAATGACGGATATAAGGATGAAGATTTAGCGAGAATAACGGCTCCAATAGGTATACCATTGGATGCGGAAACTCCTGCAGAGATTGCTATCAGCATTGCAGGTCAATTAATAAACGAAAGGGCTAAAGATAGATATGAAAATAATTAA
- a CDS encoding SDR family NAD(P)-dependent oxidoreductase yields MKNLFNLEGKIAVIAGASSGLGADAARAFAENGADLALLARREEKLADVATEIEEKYGRKVITIRCDVSVEEDVKSAFEEIIKEFDRVDILFNNAGIALRGGVDDMSESDWEKMMATNVKGIYLACKYALPIMKEQNYGKIINTASVNAKIADKSSIFIRHAYNASKSAVVGLTKGIAASHSQYGITCNAVGPGLFESEMTSGTLFKSEEFLNHYNAINPAGRPGKKGELNGPLLFLASDASSYVTGQIIYVDGGITII; encoded by the coding sequence ATGAAAAATTTGTTTAATTTAGAGGGGAAGATAGCAGTAATAGCAGGAGCATCAAGTGGCTTGGGTGCAGATGCAGCGAGAGCATTTGCAGAAAATGGAGCGGATTTAGCTCTACTTGCTAGAAGAGAGGAAAAACTAGCTGATGTAGCAACGGAAATAGAAGAAAAATATGGAAGAAAAGTAATCACAATTAGATGTGATGTAAGTGTAGAAGAAGATGTGAAAAGTGCTTTTGAAGAAATTATAAAAGAGTTTGATAGAGTGGACATATTATTTAATAATGCAGGTATTGCCCTTAGAGGTGGAGTCGATGATATGTCAGAAAGTGACTGGGAAAAGATGATGGCCACTAATGTAAAAGGAATCTATCTTGCTTGTAAATATGCACTACCAATAATGAAAGAACAAAATTATGGCAAAATAATAAATACGGCATCAGTAAATGCAAAAATAGCAGACAAGAGTTCTATATTTATAAGACATGCATATAATGCTTCAAAATCAGCTGTTGTAGGTCTTACAAAGGGAATAGCAGCCAGCCACAGCCAGTATGGAATTACTTGTAATGCAGTAGGGCCAGGATTATTTGAATCAGAAATGACTTCTGGAACTTTATTCAAGTCAGAAGAATTTTTAAATCACTATAATGCAATTAATCCAGCAGGTAGACCAGGTAAAAAAGGTGAATTAAATGGACCTTTATTATTCTTGGCATCAGACGCATCAAGCTATGTAACTGGACAGATAATATACGTAGATGGTGGTATAACAATAATATAA
- a CDS encoding AlwI family type II restriction endonuclease: MKNKAFLTGNAKRKDKDAREKTSGLVDIGLITEDRLITDAGRELLKITSSGDFETNNVFNINRDSFIYLKQLLKTSIDVSGSIVRPFIAVVKCLTELEFLSYDEFTYFVPLIRDDETAKQIISDIKLYREGKILPEEIIYKRLMQMDNYKLAREEFIASDVDENLICLVGMNRKSRSYDKPYYKLYENLKKVFLDGKSDYESLLNSAKNINQKPGTLWRSLLFKTTNIGVVRKNGKSSIHKQCPFINCKNEMELKEVFFRYLHVFKAMATLSDYFDLNRRYFNITDTLIFEDRMIKLDTIPKYYFKEIIDVLYTETFSRDNNLRADASLETISEAFKLDISKVYVALSKDLGITIKSPEQAATYVNDERYRRFNTLIDKKFNDSVLIELLNCFEKRDDKRIEELVTDEAAVPTIFEYILGIIWYKVSERQGNILDFMKLSLEANLLPKTHAAGGYADIIYEYEACTSYPKHSLLLEATLADGNNQRRMEMEPVSRHLGDYRIRFNNPFDYSLFVSTYLDKNVISDFRYRKIIPYTRDEETITGM; the protein is encoded by the coding sequence ATGAAAAACAAAGCCTTCTTAACAGGGAATGCGAAAAGGAAGGATAAAGATGCCAGAGAAAAAACATCAGGGTTGGTTGATATTGGTTTAATTACAGAAGATAGACTGATTACGGATGCAGGAAGAGAACTCCTTAAAATAACAAGTAGTGGGGATTTTGAAACCAATAATGTGTTTAATATTAATAGAGACAGCTTTATCTATCTAAAACAGCTTCTTAAAACAAGTATAGATGTAAGTGGTAGTATTGTTAGACCGTTTATTGCGGTTGTAAAGTGCCTGACGGAACTTGAGTTTTTAAGTTATGATGAGTTTACTTATTTCGTTCCGTTAATTAGAGATGATGAAACTGCAAAGCAAATCATATCGGATATCAAGTTATATAGAGAAGGCAAAATTTTGCCGGAAGAAATAATTTATAAGAGGCTTATGCAAATGGATAACTACAAACTTGCTAGGGAAGAATTTATAGCCTCTGATGTTGATGAAAATCTAATATGTTTAGTTGGAATGAATCGTAAAAGCAGAAGCTATGACAAGCCTTACTATAAATTATATGAGAATTTAAAGAAGGTATTTCTTGATGGGAAAAGCGATTATGAATCACTATTAAATTCCGCAAAGAATATAAATCAAAAACCTGGAACGTTGTGGAGAAGTTTACTATTTAAAACAACCAATATTGGTGTTGTAAGAAAAAATGGGAAGTCTTCAATTCACAAACAATGCCCATTTATAAACTGTAAAAATGAGATGGAACTAAAAGAAGTATTTTTCAGATATTTACATGTTTTTAAAGCAATGGCGACTTTATCTGATTATTTTGATTTAAATAGAAGATATTTTAATATTACAGATACTCTAATTTTTGAAGATCGTATGATTAAGTTGGATACAATTCCAAAATATTATTTTAAAGAAATCATTGATGTTCTGTATACAGAAACTTTTAGTAGAGATAATAATCTCAGAGCTGATGCCTCACTTGAAACTATATCAGAAGCATTCAAGTTAGATATTAGCAAAGTATATGTAGCTTTAAGTAAAGATTTAGGCATTACAATTAAGAGTCCGGAACAAGCTGCAACTTATGTAAATGATGAACGATACAGAAGATTTAACACTTTGATTGATAAGAAATTTAACGATTCTGTGCTTATAGAGTTACTAAATTGTTTTGAGAAACGTGATGATAAAAGGATTGAAGAACTTGTTACAGATGAGGCTGCAGTACCAACTATCTTTGAATATATTTTGGGAATTATATGGTATAAAGTAAGTGAAAGACAAGGGAATATTTTGGACTTCATGAAGTTATCATTAGAAGCTAATTTATTGCCTAAGACACATGCAGCAGGAGGTTATGCAGACATTATATATGAATATGAAGCATGCACTTCTTATCCTAAACATTCGCTATTACTTGAAGCAACTCTTGCAGACGGAAACAATCAAAGAAGAATGGAAATGGAGCCTGTTTCAAGACATTTAGGAGATTATAGGATTAGATTTAATAATCCATTTGATTATAGCTTGTTTGTTAGCACTTATTTGGATAAAAATGTAATATCAGATTTTAGATATAGAAAGATAATTCCATATACCAGAGATGAAGAAACCATTACAGGCATGTAA